A part of Candidatus Poribacteria bacterium genomic DNA contains:
- a CDS encoding GGDEF domain-containing protein, whose amino-acid sequence MSDARDLYFDLVQMAVSSDPLFKVQEELALAPLEIIGADKCTLCTLDPTMITFEVVMARGFLKEGSFREGDEYEFSNTPRYIRDVVTTRSIIHIEDVHSDPRVDDVRASEGGYISLTSLPLIAYGSTLGVLTYYYPKPKSLSTEEEKLLKVTSSLLAIRIQKAKADEEYEALAEELEASSITCPLTGLYNRRFFLQRLQEEVSRSQRYNRPLSLLIFDIDNLEEINETYGGPIGDAVLVEFAKLLSHAIRISDIAARYGGDEFAILAVETGLEGAKAIGERIVTLIGEKRIYEFDVEISVTCCVGIASMPSSSIFSGDQLIKAALQALANAKRTGRGSVGIAKTEG is encoded by the coding sequence ATGTCTGACGCGAGAGATCTATATTTCGATTTAGTTCAAATGGCGGTTTCGAGCGATCCCCTTTTCAAGGTCCAAGAGGAGCTGGCGCTTGCTCCTCTTGAGATAATCGGAGCCGATAAATGTACGCTTTGCACGCTCGATCCGACGATGATCACCTTTGAGGTGGTCATGGCAAGGGGATTTCTTAAAGAGGGGAGTTTCAGGGAGGGGGATGAGTATGAGTTCAGCAATACCCCCAGGTATATCAGAGATGTCGTCACGACTAGATCTATTATACATATCGAGGATGTTCACTCCGATCCCAGGGTGGATGACGTCAGGGCCTCAGAGGGAGGATACATCTCCCTTACCTCGCTTCCTCTGATCGCATATGGATCAACCCTAGGAGTTCTGACGTACTACTATCCCAAGCCTAAATCCCTATCGACCGAGGAGGAGAAACTGCTAAAAGTCACCTCATCTCTTTTGGCCATCAGGATTCAAAAGGCGAAGGCCGATGAGGAGTATGAGGCATTGGCTGAGGAGTTGGAAGCCAGTTCAATAACCTGCCCGTTGACGGGGCTCTACAACAGAAGATTCTTTCTCCAACGGCTTCAGGAGGAGGTCAGCCGATCCCAGAGATATAACAGACCGCTTTCGCTCCTCATCTTCGACATAGACAACCTGGAGGAGATAAATGAGACCTACGGCGGGCCGATAGGGGATGCCGTCCTGGTGGAATTCGCCAAGCTTCTCTCACATGCTATCAGGATCTCAGATATAGCGGCCAGATATGGGGGAGATGAGTTTGCTATACTGGCGGTTGAAACGGGATTGGAGGGCGCAAAGGCGATCGGGGAGAGAATCGTCACCCTGATCGGGGAGAAAAGAATATATGAGTTTGACGTGGAGATATCGGTAACCTGCTGTGTTGGGATAGCTTCTATGCCTTCCTCCTCCATATTTAGCGGCGATCAGCTTATAAAAGCCGCCCTCCAGGCGCTTGCCAATGCCAAACGCACAGGAAGGGGTAGTGTGGGAATCGCTAAAACGGAAGGGTAG
- a CDS encoding 4Fe-4S dicluster domain-containing protein, with protein MEDILRRINEETGQDLALCFQCGKCSSGCPVADSADYTVSQIVRLLQLGKTDKVLFSSMIWICTGCETCGARCPNDINMAPVMDFCKQLALEKEIEIPERRIETFHRTFLKELRRKGRMHEVGLIMGYKLRTKDLFSDLMLGAGMFLRGKLKLLPSRVKGKDYRELIESVKGEKG; from the coding sequence ATGGAGGATATCCTCAGGCGCATAAATGAGGAAACGGGACAGGATCTGGCGCTCTGCTTCCAGTGCGGCAAATGCTCATCAGGGTGTCCCGTGGCCGACTCGGCCGACTATACCGTCAGCCAGATCGTCAGACTCTTACAACTGGGTAAAACGGACAAGGTCCTCTTCTCATCGATGATCTGGATCTGCACAGGCTGTGAGACCTGCGGGGCAAGATGCCCGAACGACATAAACATGGCCCCCGTGATGGATTTCTGCAAACAGCTCGCGCTCGAAAAGGAGATCGAGATACCCGAAAGGAGGATCGAAACCTTCCATAGAACCTTCCTTAAAGAGCTCAGGAGAAAGGGGAGGATGCATGAGGTAGGGCTGATCATGGGATACAAGCTGAGGACGAAGGACCTGTTCTCGGACTTGATGCTGGGAGCGGGGATGTTCCTCAGGGGGAAGCTTAAACTCTTGCCGTCCAGGGTTAAGGGAAAGGACTACAGGGAGCTCATCGAGTCGGTGAAAGGAGAGAAGGGATGA
- a CDS encoding CoB--CoM heterodisulfide reductase iron-sulfur subunit B family protein: protein MRFAYFPGCSLESSAREFDESTREICKALGVELVEIPDWNCCGATSAHSLDSTLALALPARNLRIADRMGLDMLAPCAACFNREKMTAVQLAEDESLRAKFLDGKPLSIGVRHLIEVLASPPLLERIKRSVQKKLGLKVVCYYGCLLVRPPDVVSFDDVENPKMMDDIVRAIGCEALDWSFKTDCCGAGLSIARTDLVLKLVARLIEMAHEAGADCISVACPMCHANLDGRQKAAVKRFGIQTMPVLYITELVGMALGLDPERWFKRHMIPVRLQGKR from the coding sequence CTGAGATTCGCCTATTTCCCCGGATGCTCACTTGAATCCTCGGCCAGGGAGTTCGATGAATCGACGAGGGAGATATGTAAGGCGCTCGGCGTGGAGCTGGTTGAGATTCCGGACTGGAACTGTTGCGGCGCCACATCCGCTCACAGCCTCGATTCCACCCTCGCCCTCGCCCTGCCCGCCCGGAATCTCAGGATAGCCGATCGGATGGGACTTGATATGCTGGCGCCATGCGCCGCCTGTTTCAATAGGGAAAAGATGACCGCCGTGCAGTTAGCTGAGGACGAGTCGCTCCGGGCGAAGTTCCTCGACGGGAAACCGCTCTCGATCGGCGTGCGACATCTTATTGAAGTGCTGGCAAGCCCTCCTCTTCTGGAGAGGATCAAACGATCGGTTCAAAAGAAGCTCGGATTGAAGGTGGTCTGCTATTACGGATGCCTGCTCGTGAGACCCCCGGACGTTGTGAGCTTCGACGACGTCGAAAACCCAAAGATGATGGACGATATAGTGCGCGCCATCGGCTGTGAAGCCCTGGATTGGTCGTTCAAAACGGACTGTTGTGGAGCGGGGCTGTCGATAGCCAGAACCGATCTGGTCCTGAAGCTGGTCGCCAGATTGATCGAGATGGCCCATGAGGCCGGAGCGGATTGTATCTCAGTGGCTTGTCCGATGTGTCACGCCAACCTGGATGGCAGACAAAAAGCCGCCGTCAAGCGGTTCGGCATCCAGACCATGCCTGTTCTTTACATCACCGAGCTCGTGGGAATGGCTCTCGGACTGGATCCTGAGAGATGGTTCAAAAGACATATGATTCCGGTCAGACTCCAGGGGAAAAGATGA
- a CDS encoding FAD-dependent oxidoreductase produces the protein MVQKTYDSGQTPGEKMIGSVMVIGGGIAGMQAAMDLSEQGYFVYLVERESAIGGMMAGLDKTFPTNDCSMCIMSPRLIDLARNENVQIITNADLLSVEGKPGRFSVKLLQRPRFVDLERCNACGKCLEVCPVEVPDEFNLGINRRRAIYKRYPQAVPAAFAISKEDVPRCRSACPIHTNVQGYIAMIAQGKFEEAYRINKEVNPFPSICGRVCHHPCEEACLRNRIDEAVPIQFLKRFVTDWVFKNGLAERLEPMPERPNSSGRSVAIVGSGPAGLSAANDLAMLGHSVTVFEALPVAGGMLAVGIPEYRLPKEILNKEIELIARKGVEIKLNTRVGQDIPLRRLVEEYDAVFIAAGAHHGRKLGVEGENLRNVIEAVDFLRQVNLNRFPRALIRNARVAVIGGGNVAMDAARTSIRLGAKEVTVYYRRSRREMPADEWELRETEEEGIRFEFLTAPLKFIGRYGKVREMECIRMELGEPDESGRRRPVPIPGSEYRVEADVVILAIGQRPDGEFMLEIPDIRLSRNGFIDVDPKTLWTGVPKLFAGGDIVTGPATVTDAIAQGKRAARAIHRYLNGEEMGEPFQWELKTRDLPPIEEEVLPPTEPYESPRADIPRLSPADRIRSFDEVQLGFDERTAIEQAKRCLNCGICSECMQCVQVCQAEAIEHDQTPRTLDLEVGAIILAPGYSTFDAKLRGEYGYGRYPNVITSAEFERYLSASGPTNGHVIRPGDGREPKKIAFIQCVGSRDVTGRGNPYCSSVCCMYATKQAIIAREHLPSLEPTIFFIDMRAHGKGYERYYRRAQEEFGVRFIRGMISSVKELKRTGNLLIRYVDDSGEVIEEEFDMVVLSVGLEPPKGISDLAEKLGVDLNEFGFISVDRYAPTETSRQGIFACGAAVEPQDIPSSVVQAGAAACMAARMLSESRGTMIRRREYPPERDIRGEPPRIGVFVCHCGNNIAGVVDVKEVAEHASKLENVVLAETLLYACSPDGLKRIRQAVEEMNLTRVVVASCTPRTHEPVFQNAIREAGLNRYLFEMANIRDQCSWPHMHEPDRATEKAKELVAAAVAKARLLEPLEEIKLPVTKSALVIGGGPAGMTAALALADQGFPVHLVERKDELGGNLRHLRYLLDDTDPHHLLEDMIDRVKSHPLISLHMGCELIDAEGFVGNFKSRIAPRENPDEPIEISHGVTIIATGAEEYRPNEYLYGESERVMTQREFEERLASGRMERPKRPVVMIQCVGCRNEERNYCSRICCSVAIKNALKLTKMYPDLPVYILYKDVRTFGFREEFYREARRRGVIFLRYDDEHKPSLRDEGDIIRVSYRDLNSGVEGEIEASYIILSAAVVSDGEAKRLSKIFSVPIDEDGFFMEAHVKLKPVEFATQGVYVCGMAHSPMFLDESMAQAMAAASRAATVLSKDELPVESMVAVVNPLKCVGCLACVSACPYQVPKFNEEKSVVEIEPAECHGCGVCAAACFGKAITLKKFEDEQLAESIDALLW, from the coding sequence ATGGTTCAAAAGACATATGATTCCGGTCAGACTCCAGGGGAAAAGATGATCGGCTCGGTTATGGTCATAGGCGGCGGGATAGCCGGGATGCAGGCCGCTATGGACCTTTCAGAGCAGGGGTATTTCGTATATCTCGTTGAAAGGGAAAGCGCCATCGGCGGCATGATGGCGGGACTGGATAAGACCTTTCCGACCAACGACTGCTCCATGTGCATCATGTCCCCCCGACTCATAGATCTCGCCCGAAACGAAAACGTTCAGATCATCACAAACGCCGATCTATTATCGGTCGAAGGTAAGCCCGGCCGGTTCAGCGTCAAGCTGCTCCAAAGACCAAGGTTCGTCGATCTCGAGAGATGTAACGCCTGTGGCAAGTGCTTGGAGGTCTGTCCCGTCGAAGTTCCGGACGAGTTCAACCTCGGTATAAACCGGCGCAGGGCGATCTACAAACGTTACCCTCAAGCCGTTCCGGCGGCCTTCGCCATCAGCAAGGAGGATGTTCCCCGGTGCAGATCGGCCTGTCCCATCCACACCAACGTTCAAGGCTACATCGCCATGATCGCCCAGGGTAAGTTCGAGGAGGCCTACAGGATCAACAAGGAGGTTAATCCCTTCCCCTCCATCTGTGGCAGGGTGTGTCATCATCCCTGTGAGGAGGCGTGTCTGCGGAACAGGATAGACGAGGCGGTGCCGATTCAGTTTCTCAAGAGGTTTGTGACGGACTGGGTTTTCAAGAACGGACTTGCCGAGCGGCTTGAGCCGATGCCCGAACGTCCCAATTCCTCCGGCAGGAGTGTGGCGATCGTTGGATCGGGCCCGGCGGGACTATCCGCCGCCAACGACCTCGCGATGCTGGGCCACTCCGTCACGGTCTTCGAGGCGCTCCCGGTGGCAGGTGGGATGTTGGCCGTGGGAATACCGGAGTATCGGCTGCCAAAGGAGATACTGAACAAGGAGATAGAGCTCATAGCCCGCAAAGGGGTGGAGATAAAGCTCAATACGCGGGTCGGCCAGGACATACCGCTTCGTCGGCTCGTGGAGGAGTATGATGCCGTATTTATCGCCGCCGGCGCCCACCATGGCAGGAAATTGGGCGTCGAGGGCGAGAACCTTCGAAATGTGATAGAGGCTGTGGACTTTTTAAGACAGGTCAACCTTAACCGATTCCCCCGCGCGTTGATCCGCAATGCTAGGGTCGCCGTGATCGGCGGGGGGAACGTCGCGATGGACGCCGCCCGAACTTCGATTCGCCTTGGCGCTAAAGAGGTGACGGTTTACTACCGTCGATCGCGCCGCGAGATGCCGGCGGATGAATGGGAGCTGAGGGAAACCGAGGAGGAGGGCATCAGGTTTGAATTCCTCACGGCGCCGCTGAAGTTCATCGGCCGATACGGCAAGGTCCGGGAGATGGAATGCATCAGGATGGAGCTGGGAGAACCGGATGAGAGCGGCAGGCGCCGTCCCGTTCCCATCCCCGGATCGGAATACAGGGTCGAGGCGGATGTGGTGATCCTCGCCATAGGACAGCGGCCCGATGGCGAGTTTATGTTGGAGATACCCGATATCAGGCTCTCCAGAAACGGGTTCATAGATGTCGATCCGAAAACCCTGTGGACAGGGGTGCCGAAGCTGTTCGCCGGAGGCGACATCGTCACCGGTCCGGCCACCGTGACGGATGCCATCGCCCAGGGCAAGAGGGCTGCCAGGGCCATTCACAGATATCTCAACGGCGAGGAGATGGGAGAGCCGTTTCAATGGGAGCTCAAAACCAGGGACCTGCCGCCGATAGAGGAGGAGGTTCTGCCTCCCACCGAACCGTACGAATCCCCTAGAGCCGATATCCCGAGGCTTTCACCCGCCGACAGGATCAGATCCTTCGATGAGGTCCAGCTCGGATTCGACGAGCGGACCGCCATAGAACAGGCCAAAAGATGCCTCAACTGCGGCATCTGCTCCGAGTGCATGCAATGCGTCCAAGTATGTCAAGCCGAGGCGATAGAACACGATCAGACCCCACGGACCCTCGACCTGGAGGTGGGGGCGATTATACTCGCGCCAGGATACTCCACCTTCGACGCTAAACTCCGCGGCGAATACGGATATGGCAGATATCCCAACGTGATAACCTCCGCCGAGTTCGAAAGATATCTCAGCGCGTCGGGCCCCACAAACGGACATGTGATCAGACCCGGTGACGGGAGGGAGCCTAAGAAGATCGCCTTCATCCAGTGCGTCGGCTCGCGTGATGTGACCGGACGTGGTAATCCCTACTGCTCCTCCGTCTGCTGCATGTACGCGACCAAACAGGCGATCATCGCAAGGGAACACCTCCCCTCCCTGGAACCGACCATCTTCTTCATAGACATGCGCGCACATGGCAAAGGATATGAGAGATACTATCGCAGGGCGCAGGAGGAGTTCGGCGTCAGATTCATCAGGGGGATGATCTCATCGGTCAAGGAGCTCAAACGCACGGGAAACCTGCTGATACGATATGTGGATGATTCGGGCGAGGTGATCGAAGAGGAGTTCGATATGGTCGTCCTATCGGTGGGATTGGAACCTCCAAAGGGGATCTCCGATCTGGCTGAAAAGCTAGGAGTTGATCTTAACGAGTTCGGATTCATAAGCGTAGATCGATACGCGCCGACTGAGACGAGTCGGCAGGGGATCTTCGCCTGCGGGGCGGCGGTTGAACCTCAGGACATACCCTCCAGCGTGGTTCAGGCGGGAGCAGCGGCGTGTATGGCCGCCCGGATGCTTTCGGAAAGCCGTGGAACGATGATCAGAAGGCGGGAGTATCCGCCTGAAAGGGATATCCGGGGCGAGCCGCCCAGGATCGGCGTCTTCGTCTGTCACTGTGGCAACAACATCGCCGGCGTGGTGGACGTCAAGGAGGTGGCGGAGCATGCCTCGAAACTCGAAAACGTGGTCCTGGCGGAAACCCTCCTCTACGCCTGCTCGCCGGACGGGTTGAAACGCATCCGCCAGGCCGTCGAGGAGATGAACCTCACGAGGGTGGTGGTCGCCTCCTGCACCCCCAGGACGCATGAGCCGGTCTTCCAGAACGCCATCCGTGAGGCGGGGCTGAACAGATATCTATTTGAAATGGCGAACATACGGGATCAATGTTCATGGCCGCACATGCACGAACCCGATAGGGCGACGGAAAAGGCCAAGGAGTTGGTGGCGGCGGCCGTCGCTAAGGCTCGGCTGCTGGAACCCTTGGAGGAGATCAAACTGCCCGTCACGAAATCGGCGCTGGTGATAGGAGGCGGTCCCGCCGGTATGACCGCCGCCCTGGCGTTGGCCGATCAGGGATTCCCCGTCCATCTGGTGGAACGGAAGGACGAGCTGGGAGGCAATCTCAGACATCTCAGATACCTCCTCGATGATACCGATCCGCATCACCTGCTGGAGGATATGATCGACAGGGTCAAGAGCCATCCGTTGATCTCCCTGCACATGGGATGTGAGCTGATCGACGCCGAGGGGTTCGTCGGTAACTTCAAAAGCCGAATCGCCCCCAGGGAAAATCCGGACGAGCCGATCGAGATAAGCCACGGAGTGACGATAATCGCCACGGGAGCCGAGGAATACAGGCCGAATGAATATCTCTACGGTGAGTCGGAGAGGGTCATGACCCAGAGGGAGTTCGAGGAGAGGCTGGCCTCGGGCCGGATGGAGAGGCCGAAAAGGCCGGTGGTCATGATCCAGTGTGTCGGGTGTAGGAACGAGGAGAGGAACTACTGCAGCCGGATATGCTGCTCGGTGGCGATCAAAAACGCCCTTAAGCTCACAAAGATGTATCCCGACCTCCCGGTCTACATACTCTATAAGGACGTCCGAACCTTCGGATTCCGGGAGGAGTTCTACAGGGAGGCCCGACGGCGAGGCGTGATCTTCCTCAGATACGATGATGAACACAAGCCCTCCTTACGGGACGAGGGCGATATCATCAGGGTGAGCTATCGTGATCTGAACTCCGGGGTCGAGGGTGAGATCGAGGCGAGCTATATCATCCTGAGCGCGGCGGTGGTCAGCGATGGGGAGGCAAAGCGGTTGAGCAAGATCTTCAGCGTGCCGATAGATGAGGACGGTTTCTTCATGGAGGCACATGTCAAGCTCAAGCCGGTGGAGTTCGCCACTCAGGGCGTATATGTCTGTGGGATGGCCCATTCGCCGATGTTCCTGGATGAGAGCATGGCACAGGCGATGGCGGCCGCGTCCAGAGCAGCGACCGTTTTGAGCAAGGATGAGCTTCCGGTGGAGAGCATGGTCGCCGTCGTCAATCCTCTTAAGTGCGTCGGATGTCTGGCATGCGTCAGCGCGTGTCCCTATCAGGTGCCGAAATTCAACGAGGAAAAGAGCGTTGTGGAGATAGAGCCGGCGGAATGTCACGGATGCGGTGTGTGCGCGGCGGCCTGTTTCGGCAAGGCGATAACGCTGAAGAAGTTCGAGGATGAGCAATTGGCCGAATCGATCGACGCATTGCTGTGGTGA
- a CDS encoding B12-binding domain-containing radical SAM protein: MLLIFPDVDEPLSAFGTRIRSYAPPLGPLYLAAHLKERFQVEFLDFSAGGFDRSRLERSLNGADAVGISVTSYTRDQAIRLIEIIRSVNPSIPIALGGPEFDPYHPHLPKGADLVAFGEAELTVVKIFEALTQPEPRRDEMLSGCPGVIFRDSAGRIRHGRPYQPNLDLDSLREPERGIAEKDLYTIFGLRNPGVGASIVTSRGCPFRCRFCTRSAFRLDGYRERSAENVIDEIERIYQQGYHVLYIVDDNFTVNIRRVNRILDGIISRGIRLAILAQGRVSTASDELFAKMKEAGFVLISFGLESGNQDVLDFYRKGTTVEQGIRAVELADRYGIFTSGSFILGAPIETEAHLARTVRYAYEIPLDVVFFSVLNYARGSDLWAEAVDKGLIREDEEEVLADSARGLGRFPSEYLKRRASEAQIRFYLRPKLWMRYLRKLGGYKNRKFVRLLVRGFLRFWCDFASDQLSAWTGSSG; this comes from the coding sequence GTGTTGCTGATCTTCCCGGATGTGGATGAGCCTTTAAGCGCCTTTGGCACACGTATTCGGAGCTATGCTCCGCCGCTCGGCCCGCTATATCTCGCCGCCCACCTGAAGGAGCGATTCCAGGTGGAGTTCCTGGATTTCTCCGCTGGAGGTTTCGATCGATCGAGGCTTGAGCGGTCGCTAAACGGGGCTGATGCGGTGGGGATCTCCGTGACGAGCTACACGAGAGATCAAGCCATCCGGCTTATCGAGATCATAAGATCGGTAAATCCCTCTATCCCTATAGCCCTGGGCGGGCCGGAGTTCGATCCATATCATCCCCATCTGCCTAAAGGGGCAGACCTTGTGGCGTTCGGCGAAGCGGAGCTGACAGTTGTGAAGATCTTCGAGGCCCTCACACAGCCTGAACCCCGCCGCGACGAGATGCTTTCGGGATGTCCCGGCGTGATCTTCAGGGATAGCGCCGGACGAATACGCCATGGCCGACCATATCAGCCCAACCTCGACCTCGATTCACTCCGTGAACCTGAAAGAGGAATCGCTGAAAAAGACTTATACACGATCTTCGGGCTGAGAAATCCGGGCGTGGGCGCTTCCATCGTAACCTCGCGAGGCTGCCCCTTCAGATGCCGTTTCTGCACCCGATCCGCCTTCAGGCTTGACGGATATAGGGAGCGATCGGCCGAAAACGTCATAGATGAGATAGAGAGGATCTATCAACAGGGATATCACGTGCTCTACATAGTGGACGACAATTTCACGGTCAATATCAGAAGGGTTAACAGGATATTGGATGGGATCATATCCCGCGGGATAAGGTTGGCAATCCTAGCACAAGGGAGGGTCTCGACGGCATCGGACGAGCTTTTCGCCAAGATGAAAGAGGCCGGTTTCGTCTTGATCTCCTTCGGTCTGGAATCTGGAAACCAGGATGTGTTGGATTTCTATCGCAAGGGGACGACCGTAGAACAGGGGATCAGAGCGGTGGAATTGGCCGATAGATATGGGATCTTCACCAGCGGAAGTTTCATACTTGGTGCTCCGATAGAGACGGAAGCTCATCTGGCTCGGACGGTAAGATACGCTTATGAGATTCCACTCGACGTGGTTTTCTTCAGTGTGCTCAATTACGCGAGAGGATCGGATCTATGGGCCGAGGCGGTGGATAAGGGGTTGATAAGGGAGGATGAGGAAGAGGTGCTCGCAGACAGCGCCAGAGGATTGGGACGATTTCCCTCCGAATATCTCAAAAGGAGGGCTTCGGAGGCACAGATCCGATTTTACCTCAGGCCGAAGCTATGGATGAGATACCTTCGAAAGCTTGGAGGATATAAAAACCGTAAATTCGTGAGGTTGCTCGTCAGGGGATTTCTGAGGTTTTGGTGCGATTTCGCCTCCGATCAGCTTTCGGCCTGGACGGGTTCCTCAGGCTGA
- the minE gene encoding cell division topological specificity factor MinE — protein MILDRILKFLRKQPESRQIAKSRLKLVIIQDRTGVDPEIIDVLKEEMLKLLSKYFEINVEGVEVDLHREDESVALVANIPILSMKTRKIQPEEPVQAES, from the coding sequence TTGATACTCGACAGAATACTCAAGTTTCTCAGAAAACAGCCCGAAAGCCGACAGATCGCCAAGAGCAGGCTGAAACTGGTCATAATACAGGATAGAACGGGAGTCGATCCGGAGATAATAGATGTGCTGAAAGAGGAGATGTTGAAACTGCTATCGAAATACTTTGAGATAAACGTCGAAGGGGTTGAGGTCGACCTGCATAGGGAGGACGAGTCAGTAGCGCTCGTGGCTAACATACCGATTCTGAGCATGAAGACGAGGAAGATTCAGCCTGAGGAACCCGTCCAGGCCGAAAGCTGA
- the minD gene encoding septum site-determining protein MinD — protein sequence MGRSIVITSGKGGVGKTTATANLGTALAKMGKSVALVDADIGLRNLDVVMGLESRVVYTSMDVIEGKCELKKALVTDRRIPNLKLLAASQKANKEDISPEQMKEICGKLKEEFDYVLIDSPAGIERGFKNAAAGAEEAIVITTPDVAAVRDADKIIGLLQNEGIQNPGLILNRFSPQMVKKGDMLSQEDVLEILAIELLGIVPEDKNILISSNRGLPLMLNASSIAAEAFSRIARKLEGEEVDFRDIIEPEGLIAKIRRFFGKNGRG from the coding sequence ATGGGAAGATCTATCGTTATCACCTCAGGCAAAGGGGGTGTCGGCAAGACCACCGCCACCGCCAATCTGGGCACAGCCCTTGCCAAGATGGGAAAGAGCGTGGCTTTGGTGGACGCCGACATCGGACTGAGAAACCTGGACGTGGTTATGGGGCTTGAAAGCAGGGTGGTTTACACCTCGATGGACGTCATCGAGGGCAAGTGCGAGCTGAAAAAGGCGCTTGTCACCGACAGACGCATCCCAAACCTGAAGCTGCTCGCAGCGTCGCAGAAGGCCAACAAGGAGGATATCTCGCCCGAGCAGATGAAGGAGATCTGCGGAAAGCTTAAGGAGGAGTTCGATTACGTCCTGATAGACTCGCCGGCCGGTATCGAGAGGGGATTCAAAAACGCTGCAGCAGGGGCTGAGGAAGCGATCGTCATTACCACGCCGGACGTCGCCGCCGTCAGAGACGCCGATAAGATCATCGGACTGCTTCAAAATGAGGGTATTCAGAACCCGGGCCTGATCCTCAACAGGTTCTCCCCCCAAATGGTCAAAAAGGGAGATATGCTCAGCCAGGAGGATGTGCTTGAGATACTCGCCATAGAGCTTTTAGGGATCGTGCCCGAAGATAAGAACATCTTGATCTCATCTAACAGGGGGCTTCCGCTGATGTTGAATGCGAGCTCGATCGCCGCCGAGGCTTTCAGCAGGATAGCGAGAAAACTGGAGGGAGAAGAGGTGGATTTCCGGGATATCATCGAGCCCGAGGGTCTGATCGCTAAAATCAGAAGGTTCTTCGGCAAGAACGGAAGGGGGTGA
- the minC gene encoding septum site-determining protein MinC, with protein sequence MEELIQLKGYRGGLRVIIDEEVPLAEVEIALIKKLEGLGDFIVGSAITLDAGKRALSDDDIRRLQNVLLRKFDVRIQGIISSSTKTRRLAGVLDIPAFEKAEPVRSEVAEMLEEFPTANARLVKRTLRAGQEERFLEGSVILMGDVNPGADVIASGDIIVLGSLRGRAFAGALGDRSAVIAALNFDPVQIRIADCISIRPEEGGRRRRFRSAMEIARIEDDRIVVSRYK encoded by the coding sequence ATGGAGGAGTTGATCCAACTTAAAGGATATAGAGGAGGATTGAGAGTCATAATAGATGAGGAGGTTCCTCTGGCCGAGGTGGAGATCGCTCTGATCAAAAAGCTCGAGGGTTTAGGGGACTTCATCGTCGGAAGTGCTATCACGCTGGATGCAGGCAAGAGAGCCCTTTCGGACGACGATATCCGAAGGCTTCAGAACGTGCTCCTCAGAAAGTTCGATGTGAGGATCCAGGGTATCATCTCCTCATCCACCAAGACGAGACGCCTGGCAGGAGTTCTCGATATACCCGCCTTTGAAAAGGCTGAGCCGGTTCGGAGCGAGGTGGCCGAGATGTTGGAGGAATTCCCGACGGCCAACGCCCGACTGGTCAAGCGAACTTTAAGGGCGGGACAGGAGGAGAGATTCCTGGAGGGTAGCGTGATTTTGATGGGAGATGTCAACCCGGGGGCGGATGTGATAGCCTCCGGCGATATCATCGTATTGGGCTCTCTCAGGGGAAGGGCCTTCGCCGGAGCACTGGGGGATAGATCCGCCGTAATAGCCGCCTTGAACTTCGATCCCGTCCAGATAAGGATCGCCGATTGCATAAGCATCCGACCGGAGGAGGGGGGAAGACGAAGGCGATTCCGATCGGCGATGGAGATCGCCAGAATCGAGGACGATAGGATCGTGGTCAGCAGATATAAGTGA